The Panicum virgatum strain AP13 chromosome 3N, P.virgatum_v5, whole genome shotgun sequence genome includes the window CATTctaaataaaaattaaaatagcaattttattaaatttaaagtAGCAAAAGAATTTTTTCATTAACTTAAAAGTAGCAAAACAACATTtatattaaatttaaaattgcatcttgagagtttagggacttGCATGACACTGGagaacaagtttatggacctaagcACACATTTTTTGAGAGATTAAGGACCTATTTGACACTTTGAAACAAATTCAGGATCTGAAATGCATTTTAAGAGTTTAGGAACCTATATGAATAAGTTTAGGGACCACTTGTGTACTTTACTCTTTAAACTAATATACCAGCATTTTATTTGTCCAAGATTTCTAACAAAGTACAGTGGTTACTGGTGATGTATTTAATGTGTTGCTGGATCTCAGAAGTATTAGCCATAAACGACTTACTGCAAAGACACTTTTCAGCATTGCTGCAATGTAGAGCGGCACACCAAGTCTTATTCCTGATAGGTGTGTCATGAAGGGATAAGCAGCAATTATTGGTATAGACAGTGCCTGAGATGCTTAAGGTCAATTTTTAAGAATTATAAAAATTTCTTAACAGAAAAATAGGAAATAATAAGGACCGGGCAGACTGCAAAAAGTCAAATTATTGTGATTTTAGCAACTCACCGACGAAATTCGGGTTGACTGGATAGGTCCAAAAGTTTTATCCACCCAACGATAAGCAAAGAGTTGATATACTAGAAGACTGGCGCCTACAGTTCAACAAAGGATGATTATTGACTTTCCAAAAATTACATTCAGTACAGCTGATTAACCTTAAAGCACAAACATCATTCAGAAAGCAGTTGATTGACTCGGAATTACCTGCGACTGTAAGAACTTGGCCCACATCTTTAGATGAAAAGCTAAGGCCGCCGTATTTTCTGTTACTTACAGCCCATAGAGAAAATATCTGATGTCGAATTGCAACAAATAAATTTCAGAACCGTTGTATTTCAAAGTAGCAGAGCGGATCAAGTGAGTAGATGGTACCTCAACATATGCCGTGTCATGAAGCGAGAAGACACAGTAAGTGATAATGGAGGACATCAAAGGCCAGTTTTTAAGTAAACTCTTCTTATGTGGTTCTGTGCTTTCTTGAGCTGTAGAACCTTCTACCATTTCAACTGTTCTATCAAGGTCTTTGTGATTATGTAGGGTCTCCTGTTTAGTTACTCGATGAAAAATGacaagtaaataaaaataaCAGTGGGAATAAGCTCACATGTGTAAATTATTTAGCAGATTTTTTGTGTATTTTAAGGTAGGATAGGATAATATTTTGGTGGTCCAAGAAGACATATAATGTGTGAATAAATCATAAAGTACATGAAAAACTCTTCGTGATaatattaaaataaataaatttgaaaGAACATACAAAGTCAGAGTAGGGTTGTACTTACTGGGAGCCATGCACAGCTTATGAAAACCAAGGTAGCAAAAAATGAGATAAATAGACATGGTAATAAATATGGGAACCTGCATGGTGTTGGATCAAGAAgacaaaagtaaaaaaaaatcattctatCTTAGTGTCAAAAGAATTTAATTTTAGTCCAAAGACATACCTTCCAAACACTGACTTCTCATGAAACAGATGTGGATATTGTTTGACAGGCTGGTAATAAATAAAAGACATAAAAGGTGAAAAACTAATCCAAATTGTTGAGAGATAATAATTTTTGTGAGATACCTGTGCTAGGTAGCCCCCAATTGCTGGGCCAATTATAACACCCATTCCCCATGCTGTGCTGACCTAAATTTGATGAATGGATAAAACTTAGTTCATGGTATGCAATAGTTATCTCATATGCGGCAGCGCTATTCGTTTATATGCAGAATTGGAACCTACAATTGATATACCCAAAGCTTGTTGTTCAGGTCGACAAACTTCAATAGAGTAGGCCTGTAGCAGAAAGCAACAATTACAATTTATTGAGTAGACTTTTGCTGGAATTGTTTTTAGGAATTGCCACTTCTATGCAACAGAGTACCTTTACTGGTGCAAGGAATCCATTCAGGGCACCAAGAAGAAACCTTGTAGAAATAGCCATCCAATATTTCACACTCAGCCCAAACAAAGTGTTGAAAACAATGCTGAAATGTGGGTTTAATTTGGAAATGGATTAGAATTCATCATACATCAAATGGAACATAATGGCATTCTACTTTTGGAGTACATTTTGGTTACATTTCTCAGGTCAAGAAAGATATATAGCACGAGTACTTACACTGAAAATACCGAGAATGCAATTACAGGCTTTCGCCCAATACGATCAGCTATGATACCCCAGAAGACTGATGCAAGACCTCTGCCGATCATATATGATGCACCTAAAGAAAAAGGACGAAATATATAGAAATATAATAATTTTCCAAAAAAGTAAATAAATAAGTATATATGCATGGTTTTTGTTACTCAGCGACACTTTGTGGCAACAAGTCTTACCGTGAAAGCCAGCGTAGAATCCAATGTCTTCTTCTCTTTGAGCAACATGCAGGTCTCTTATCTGTGTGTAGAAATTATTAGCAGTTTTACTTATTTGCAAAAACACATATTTAATTCGGAGAAAGAGGAATATGCTAATATAATAGAACGGCATGGTAGCTAGCTTACCATGAAGTACAAAAATGGGAACAAGGATGTTATTGGCAGAGCTGAGAAAGGACAAGAGACAAGTTTACATCAGTGGAGTATATTAGCATATTAAAAAATATAAGCTCAGACCATATCCATGGGCATGAAGCGATTAACAAGTGAAGCAATCACAGCATCAGCATATACGTTGGTAGCATAGACGATAGATGAGTGACCATGCACCTACCCGAGGCAAAGGTGGTGATGGCAACGAAGAGCAGCTCCTTGTAGGGAACGCCCTTGCGGCTCTCCTTCTTGCTGTCCATGGCGCAGCCGGGGCAGCCGTCGTAGTACACCTTCGactgcggcgacggcggctctcCCACCGTTTTTTTTCATTTAGAGGATGCCTAACCGGCTAACTGGGTAGAAAAACCCCCCGAATCATGATCTATGCCCGAGAGGGCCAAGCTTTGCGGCGAGCACAtcgaggatttttttttctcccagcagcctgaaattcgcttctgatgagattcgaactcaggacctgctGTGAGCGCGACGCTATCGGGCCGGGCTAGCCATCTCAACCGCCCGGCCTTTCGCCCAGCTCGCTTTGTATAGCACTCAAATAAATCGTGGAATGGAAGGAGAGAGGCATCAGAAGAGAGGCTCTGGATATATGAGAGGGCAGAGCAAGGTTGAAGGAAAAAGGAAACGTGACAGGTGCAGCGGCGTTGGTTTCTGGGGCTGGGCCCCTCCCGCCCTTGGTCCGCGTGCCGGCGTTACTTGTCTTGCAGAAACTGATGGCCTGGGATGCTGGCTGAGCGGGGTGACAGATGGCCTGCGGTCGGATGTGCCACTGCAACGCCGCCTCAAAACAACAAAGCAACAGTAGGTACGTTCTGAACTCTGTCGTCGTtccaaacacacacacacaagcagGCCAGCACGCCTAGTAGGCGCATGCTGTTCACTCTCAAGTCCATCCCACGCTCTTCCTTGGATTTTCAGGCCAGGTGGGACGTGGCTTTCAGGTAAGGTCCCAAGATCGTCAGGCACTACGCAATGTCCACGTCATCAACGTCCACGTCATCAGTGTAGTGGAAGACTGAACCCAGTTGCCGCGCAAGGATATGAACACATCAATCGTGCAAGAGATTGCCCGGATGCAATGCAAGAGCATTAATGGAGAGCAAACAGGCGAAGGAGGTGACGCCGATGAAGAAGAGCTCCCTGTAGGGGATCCTCCCTTTAATTTGCTTGCTGCTCGCCTTCCGCCGCTCCATGGCGCAGCCGGGGCAAccctccatcgccggcgccaggcagcagcagcaacggcgCTTCTTCGCTGCCCATCTCAACGGTCGCTTCGGTCACCACCACAGCAGTCAGCAGGCACGCATATGCTGCTGCTCAAGCTCTGCTCCTCTATATATGCATCTCACACCGCAATGCTGCTGCCGTTCGATCTTTGGTCGACGCCTAAGAATGAATTTCTCAGATTCAACAAGATTTCAACCTCATTGAGCCACCAAATATGTGGAATAAAAAGGCTGCTATGCTGGGCATTCATTTTTgctgacaaaaaaaaatgttctcTGCTGCTTCGCTTCAACATTTTCATCAGGATGCCATGTTTTTGACTCGACGCAGAAGGATGAGTCAATCAGCAGAATAAATTAGAACCAGACATGTTGATCAAACAATTATTGCTGCTTTACAGTGCAGCAACTCGGCACAAAATGCCTGCCTAATTAAAAGCAAGCAATCGATTGGCTGCCATTTACCAAGTATACATTTCCTCTACTGAATTGCTGCAACTACATACAACACTTGCAGTTTTCTCGAAGCATACAACACTTACAGTTACACGCAAACAACTCGATCCATCTCCCTCTTTCAGGTTCCTCTTTGTGGAAGGTCATTATGCCCTTTACCTCACCGGTGCAAGACTCTGTTTGAATATCCCTAAGCTtctaaaatttgaattctaatTTCTATTATTATATTGCTCTGGCACAGCCAGAAAGGGTTTGAATGTGAGGACAAGTCCGAGCAACTCAATCACATTCAGAAGAAAGAACACCATCTGATCACCTATGCGGGTGGAATTGGAGAAATTATGTGAtgccaaaaagaaaagaaaaggcatcTGAAGTTTCCTCAAAAAAGGAAGATAAATTTACCTGGAAAGAAAAAACTATGCTGTCGTTTCTGTGCCCACGAGAACCTGAATAAATACCCGCAAGAAAAATCAGCAACAGTACATGCTTCACGTGGAGCAGATACATTCTCAAACAAATTTACAAGCAGTAGCCAGGAGGGAAGTGGTAGATCCAATATACAGCTTTGCtacttttgaaaaataaatttagCAGCACAGTAGAAAAAATTAAAGTAGACTATAGCTCAGCCTTCCTATTTTTGAAGCTTCAAGAACATTTCATTTAAATATACCGTCAAGGCAACGGTGCATATTGCAAGTTTATTTCAACTTCGAAGTCAAAAAACTTCTTCAGAAAAGGTACAAGGAGCAAATTATACTCACACCATGCCTGCTCCTGCTGGAGCAACTGCCTTGAAAAACGACATTCCTGTCATAGACAATCCATTTGCAGCTCCTCTTTGATCCTGAGGCTGTTAACAAGTATTGTCATCAGTCAGTTACAGATTAGCAGCAGATCCATAATAATATACAAATTGAGCTAAACACATGTGTGCATACCACGGCATTGTTTTGAAGGATGAATGTGCCTGTAATGATGGTTACCTGATATAGAATGTCATTGAAATGGAATAAATTATAACAGGAAATAAATAATACGTACAATCTAAATACAACAACAAGAAgaagccttttttcccaagcaagttggggtaggctaaatATTCAATAGAAAAAGGGCGCAGACTTCTAGGTGGTGGGTAAATATACAAGATTCATATGTTTGATATTTCCCAACCATCACTAGGAACTaaagtttttttaaaatttattctTTTCCATTTTCTGAGCAGATTACTGAAGACTTTGTAAGTGTATCAAAACTGTTATTCACGTAGTTATTTGGTCCCAAAAGATCAAATAAATAAACACATAATGAGATGCAGAGATACTCACAGAAAGATTATTTTTTATCACCGATGCAATATTGAGAATGATTGATAATCCAGGTTGAGAAAGGTATGTCATATAGGGGTAGGCAAAGAGGATAGGTATACACAGGATCTGCAAGATTGAGTAAATTAGTTCATATGTgcagaaagaagagagagaagacTGCATGAACTAAATAACATAAGCTTTTACATACTGCTGCAATTCGAGAAGAATTGATAGGCCCAAGAACTTTATTGATACGAGGGTACAGTAACAGTTGATATACAAGAAGACTGGCACCTGGAATGGAAGAGGTAAAATAATGTAAATGGCGGTATCACAAATAACCGAAAGTTGGTTACAAAATATTGAGAACCACAACCATGCAACCAGATGGAGGACAGAATTTGCAGATTCTGAACAGCGTGAGTGAAATGATTGAGTAATCTTTTTTGCACATACATGTGATAGGTTCTAATTGGTACTTACCTTCCATAAAAAAAATTGGGTACTTATCATCATCTAATTAATAGTTCGTAGTGCATGAACCACTTTAGAATAATAAGAAAAATTCACCTGTAACTGCGAGGACTTGACCGACATCCTCGGATGATAAACTGAGTCCACCATACTTCTTGTCACTTTCAGCCCATAGAGAGAACACCTGGAATTAGTTTTGGTTAGTGCTCTATGACATGCTGAAAAGTTCTCTAGAGTATTCAAGGGAAAAAACTATGTCCTCTAGATAATAGCAATTACACATCATACATCTAGATCATTTTCAAATAAGCATGGAAATATAAAACTTATATGTTGGTACTAGGTACGTTCATAACATGCATAGGTTTTGTCTAAAATCATAAATAACATCCCACAAGTGGTAATAAACAAATACCTCTGTGTAAGCCATAtcatggaaggagaagatgcaaTAGATAATTATTGATGACATCAATGGCCAATTCTTGAATAAGCTCTTCTTGGTATCCAAACTTCCACTTTCTTCAACCTTTTCTTTTGGATCAATCAGATGAGCTTCCAAAGCTTCAATGCTCTGGTTTTCATTTTCACTAACTTTATGCTTATGCAAAGTCTCCTAGAAAACATTTTAAGATGCTTTATGGTGAGTACGGAAGAATCAAAATTGTACAAATGTTGGTGAATCCAAAATGAATTCAGAGGGATCTCACGTACCGGCATCCATATGCAGCTTATGAGAACAACAGCAGCAAAGACTGATGTGCATAAGCATGGTAAGAAATATGGAAACCTGACAAGTTTAGGCCGAAAGTAAATATTCAATTAATTGATTATTTGAGACTATATTGTTTTGCTGTGTAGAAAAGAGATACCTTCCAAAGAATGAGTCAGGTGAAAAGATATTTGGAAAATTTTCTGCAGGCTGCCATAAAGGTAACCAGGTTAGTTTTGACAATTAGATATGCTTTAACATTGTTAAATTGCCTCTGATGTTGTACCAGTGCAAGGTAGCCTCCTAAAGCAGGACCAATGATGAGACCTATTCCCCATGCCGTGCTGACCTAAAATTATGTGAAGGTGAGTTCCAGTATCAAAGTCATTGGAATGAGAAATATTAGTAACACATTAGCATGAAATTTGTATCTTACAAGTGACAATGCTAGGGCTTCATGTTCTGATCGGCAAACTTCAATGGCATAAGCCTGTAAAATTCAAGCAAGATGTTATTGACTACATATAACATTGTAACGTAAAAGAGCTTGCAAATTCACCATACCTTAATTGGTCCAAGTAGACCATTTAAAGCACCCAGCAAAAATCGTGTAACAATTGCCATCCAATAGCTGACACTAAGCCCAAACAAAGTATTGAACACAACCCTGAGAAATTTATAAGAACTAAGTTTGAGTTTCATTTCCACGCAAAATCACCACTCTTCCATATAAATGGAAGTGAAATGTTACTAACACGGAGAAAATGCCAAACATGACAACTGGTTTCCTCCCAATACGGTCCGCCGCTATTCCCCAAGCTGTTGAAGTCAAGCATCTACCAAACATAAATGAAGCACCTGAAAACATCCAGAGCATGTAACTGATCAATCACAAATTTTCACTATTTATGAATACTGAACTAAGCCAAGCAGAATATGAGGGAGCAATTCATAAAAAACTAACCTACAAAACCGGCATAGAAGCCGATATCTTCTGTTCTTTTAGCAACATTCAAGTCTCTTATCTGTGTAGTATAAAAGACAATATGAACCTTTGTCAGATGAAGTAACTTAACAGATGCATGGTATAGATGAAAAAGAACTATACGCAGTCAAGGTATCCAAAAACATAATTGATGTACTAGCTACATATTAGTCATATAACACACCCTGAATAACCAGAGAAAAGAGTACGAAATTGTGTACATACCATAAAATACAAGAAGGGGAACAATGATGATATTGGCAAAGCTGAAAAGGAGAGAAGAAAATTAGAGACAGTAAATATTAGCAACACAGGAAAAAATATCCAGttatgttctgtaggacaagaAGTGCAGATGGTGACATCTATCGAGTTAGTTCAATAATAGCAACTGAGGAACTGCTTAATAAGACTTAAGAAAAGTGGTCGTGCACTCAGAGAAATCAACCTTAAATAAAGAAAGCATATAATCATTCACTATTAAAGGTTGTGACATGTGAACAAGTCTCATAATTATAAAAGTTTTAACTCTTAAGTCCTATGTGCTGCTTAATTGGAGTGACCTTGCAACttctcaaaaataaaaaataataataaatccAACGGGAGGTGCATGGTATCTCTGTGAGTACATCTTCAAAAGGTGAGGGAGGTGTTATATAGTAGAGGTAGAGAGACACAGCAATGACTGCAAAAAAAACCTAAAATTAtgaagaaaatcagtagcacctaCAGCGCTACAGCAGGAAATTATTGTCAAGGATTGGACTTTAGCTGCTATATATGACAAAGTAGCAGAGAATTATACGGTATTCACATTTTCCCCTTACAGTAATCCCCCAATGGATAAAAGTGGTACTAGTAGTTAGCATACTGCTGTACCATCGACCTACCAACAAGAAGTACAACTTAACATCGAGAAAAGATTTCTGCCACTCATGTTGCAGTACATTTTTCTATCCTACCAACCTGAAGCACTAGTTATGACCTGCTATAGCTATTGTAATAGGTGGCGGTCATCCAAATTCTCCAAAGTTACGAGCTCAAAAGAAAAATCAGGCGAAAGGGTTCGGAAAGAACGAGGTGTAAGGAAGAGAACTCTGTACCGGCCGTGAGAGAAACCATCCAGACATAGAGGAACCCCTTGTACGGCAATCCCCTGAGGAGGCCCTTCCTCCGGTTGTAAGCGCAGCCGGGGCACCCCGGATGGTACTCCTCCTTGAGCAACGGCGAAGTTCCCTCCTCCCCCATCGTCGGCGGCCAGCGAGTTACTTGCCAGAAGAACCGAATCAAGGAAGGCAAAAAAGCAATCCTTTTCAGCGCTGGCAGACGGCCAATTAAATCGGCGGATCCAGTCGGCCACCGAAATCGCCAAAGATGCTTCCTTTCGCTCTGCTCGCCCTAATGGTGGGGGGAATTATTGGCCAATGCGAGAGGCGTGTTCGCCCGAATGTTTGAGGCGTCCGCGCTGATAAGGCAGGTCAGGTCATCAGGACGAGGAAGACGAAGGCAATACGACGAGTTGAACCTCGTCGGTCGACATCGGAGGTGGCGCCAAGCGGAACGGGAACGGGATCCAATGCAATCACGGGCATTGCAAAGCATTGCATCTCGACCCTCACGGGTGCCtctcgaagaagaagaagaagaaggaggaggttCGCGGCGGAGGGAGAGTCGTGTAGATCGGCCGCCAGACCAAATGGGCCTGAGGAGAAACAGACCTAAAGCCCATCCTGCTAACGCAACACGGTTGGGCAGGCCTATTAATTCCTCTATGGGCTAGGCCTATATAATTAAGTAGGATTCTGGCCCAATTTCATGTTGAAACCGTACCCGATTTTCTATTTTCCCATATCTTTTTTTTGGGAACCTATTTTCCCACCAGCCCCGCCTGAGCATCTCGTCATTCCTTCTCTTAAGCACACGCGTGATTTGCCTTTGGCGTATGTTGTCgaagagaaaagagaaggaatgCAGTGATGGCAGCAGCAGATCGCATATTGATAGAGAAAAACACAATTAGAAGGTATAGGTAGCCCCAGCTAGCCATGCATGTTAATAAGATGAAGTGTTGAGGAAGGTTGGAATTGGAATGAACTAGACAGACAGAAGAATCGATGCTAGCTAAGCTAGCTAGTAGCTGTGTATTTAGTAGTAGCAGCTTAATTGGCaacttatttttcttttatgggaAACTAGCAAGCAAGCAGGCGATTAATTTCGATATGATCGATGCATGAGGAGCTAGACACATAGTATGCTGGAGCATGGTACCTGTGCAGAGGGTGACGATCCAGACGTATATGAAGCTGCCGTAGGGGATGCCCGGGTTGGCCGCCTTCCTCCTGTCCACGGCGCACCCGGGGCACCCTTCCACCCAGGCGGTCTGCTGCTTCTCCTCCAGCAACGGCGCCGACgactgcccctcctcctcctccattatTGTTGCCGGCCTCTTGGTTAGTTGGAGTCTTGGAGATCTCGATTCGCTAGCTCCGATCCCCGGCCGTCTTCTTCTCTTGTTGCCTTGTAGTACTAGCTCCCTCCAGGCGATGGATTTGTTCACTCCCCCTGTGGAGTGGAGTCCTAGCTACTCCCTTGTATATATGATGTGATGAATAATTCCCTCAGAACGAATGGCTGACAAGGGCGAGTGGAGTAGGACGGCTGTCTGATGACCTCTGCCCCTCTGGACAATTGCACATGCACGAACACgcccttctttttcttttctttttttttttggttgggaCCCTACTAACAACAGATGGAGCTATAATATATGGAAATGGAATCAATTGTCACGTGCTGTTTTTTTGGTGGCTAGCTTCCGTGGTGGCCAGGCAGCTAGCTAGGAGGTAGCTGCAGGCTTCAGCTAGCTCTCCAGTCGAGTCATGGCCAAAAGAAAGAGACACAAATCAAATTGCCTATTGCTACTTGCTAACCGATCCACCGCGGAAACTTAAATTCCCAGTAACAATCAGCCGCCTATGCTGACAACCGATGCGTCATCGATCACGTCAGGAATGGTAATGCAAGCATGCGACACAAAAGGACGCGACACAAAATCTATGATATGAGTTATGAGTTATGTGTTTTGGTTATGTGTGTTATGGCTCGGATGGTAATGCAAAGATGCGACACAAAATTTATATTTGTACGGACAGAATGTCCCTACGTCTAGTTCGAGCTCTCGTGTAAGGATTACAAACGGGTGATAGAGGGAACGAAGCTCCCAAGTCTGTGTAGTGCATGCGAGTGGGTGTGTGAATGGTGGAATGGTTGATTGGTCCCCCTCATAGGGGGGcgctttttttccttttatagtccaaggaaAAAAGGTGATCAGATACATAAAGGATAAGAGATAAAAAGGAAGAAAACTAGAGGGTCGAGTGCCGCCCGACTCCTTTCCTTCGTCAGCCAGTCCTGGTGGCCCTGCTGATGGTGACGGCGCGTGTCTACACCCCACCCCCGGCTCTGTTCTGATCGTGGTGGACGGGGAGGGGCGTGGCGCATTGTGGATGACGCTGTTTTGGTGACGTTGCTGTTTGTAGGGGATGGGCATCCGATCGCGTCCTCCGTCCGGACAATCAGCACTT containing:
- the LOC120663494 gene encoding protein ZINC INDUCED FACILITATOR-LIKE 1-like isoform X1, whose product is MEEEEGQSSAPLLEEKQQTAWVEGCPGCAVDRRKAANPGIPYGSFIYVWIVTLCTALPISSLFPFLYFMIRDLNVAKRTEDIGFYAGFVGASFMFGRCLTSTAWGIAADRIGRKPVVMFGIFSVVVFNTLFGLSVSYWMAIVTRFLLGALNGLLGPIKAYAIEVCRSEHEALALSLVSTAWGIGLIIGPALGGYLALPAENFPNIFSPDSFFGRFPYFLPCLCTSVFAAVVLISCIWMPETLHKHKVSENENQSIEALEAHLIDPKEKVEESGSLDTKKSLFKNWPLMSSIIIYCIFSFHDMAYTEVFSLWAESDKKYGGLSLSSEDVGQVLAVTGASLLVYQLLLYPRINKVLGPINSSRIAAILCIPILFAYPYMTYLSQPGLSIILNIASVIKNNLSVTIITGTFILQNNAVPQDQRGAANGLSMTGMSFFKAVAPAGAGMVFSWAQKRQHSFFFPGDQMVFFLLNVIELLGLVLTFKPFLAVPEQYNNRN
- the LOC120663494 gene encoding protein ZINC INDUCED FACILITATOR-LIKE 1-like isoform X2 — protein: MGEEGTSPLLKEEYHPGCPGCAYNRRKGLLRGLPYKGFLYVWMVSLTAALPISSLFPFLYFMIRDLNVAKRTEDIGFYAGFVGASFMFGRCLTSTAWGIAADRIGRKPVVMFGIFSVVVFNTLFGLSVSYWMAIVTRFLLGALNGLLGPIKAYAIEVCRSEHEALALSLVSTAWGIGLIIGPALGGYLALPAENFPNIFSPDSFFGRFPYFLPCLCTSVFAAVVLISCIWMPETLHKHKVSENENQSIEALEAHLIDPKEKVEESGSLDTKKSLFKNWPLMSSIIIYCIFSFHDMAYTEVFSLWAESDKKYGGLSLSSEDVGQVLAVTGASLLVYQLLLYPRINKVLGPINSSRIAAILCIPILFAYPYMTYLSQPGLSIILNIASVIKNNLSVTIITGTFILQNNAVPQDQRGAANGLSMTGMSFFKAVAPAGAGMVFSWAQKRQHSFFFPGDQMVFFLLNVIELLGLVLTFKPFLAVPEQYNNRN